The sequence GCAAGAAGTTAGAGAATTATTCAATGCAGTTTTGTTAGTTCTTAGACGTAACCCAGCTCAGTCATCTACTAACATGGTTTCTGGCCTGATACGCTGCAATACTTTAAATGTGCAAGCTTttggaaaattccttttttggCCTTAAAACAGAGTTGTGAATATGCTACAGAAACCAAACCCAGCAGCCTATCCAAAAAGATCCTTAAAGTGCATAATACGTGTTTTCACACAATAGCAGGGAAATagtgttaaaaaaattaggGACTTGGTACAAAAAAATTAGGAATGTGCACTTAAAATGAACTcactgcttccttttttctgctataATTCCTGGGTAACAATAAGCAATAAAGGCAGGCATAAAGTAGCCTCATAGTACTGTTGCTGGAATGACATAAAGCTTATAAAAAGTCAGTACAAAGTGCTGACTCACAAAGAACACTGCTGCAGTAAAGGcagttttattaatgtttataaaGTTATTTAGTACTCACTGGAGTCCGATCTCACACctcaaaataaatctgaaacatTCTGCTTTGACAGCAACCCTTTTGTGGCAATTTGCCTCATTCCCTCAGCATGGCGACTGGCCAGCGAACCACCTACAGCAAGTTGTTAATTCAGAAGGAGACGGGGTTTAGAATTCCCTTATTACCACATTTTACGTGTCTCCAagccaccccacccccccaaaaaaaaaaatcattcttgtACCTTTACTACAAATTGGTATTTCAAATGTCAAACTCATTCCATTTATGAATGGCAGGTTTTTGAATGGCAGGTTTTTGACACCTTAGTTTTGAGAAAGATGAGTTAAGTTGCTTTGGCAATAAAACCTGCTATGCTTTAAATGCACTTCATACACAGCATTACCTGGATGATGAGTACAATGCCTTGTTGTAATTAACAgtgagaaaaccagaaaaggctCAAAACCGCTGTCTTCTCCACATGtacagtgcttttaaaaacaaattgcattttGCAGGATAAACTGTTTGTTTCCTAAACCTACTGTAGGTACAACTCTGTTTTCCTTAGGCGTGCCACCTCTCTTGCCTCTTCAAACAAAAACTCTTCCTTCGTTTAATAGACTACAActtaaatttctttctgcataCAAAGCATCATCCCTCTTTCAATCTGGGTAAAAGCAGGTGCTCTGGTGAGGAGGCCCTGGAAGTCTGTGTTAGAAAATGCTGCTGAcataaaccaaaaccaccaggGTCCGCGAGCGGGGTGGAATCCCCCTGCAACCATGGAGCGTTCTGCGCACCACACCGACCGTGCGGAGCCTCAGCAGACTTCTGCGTATCTGCTGTGCCCCAGAGAAGTGTTTGTATTGAACCCTGCATCAGAGAAAGAATTCCAGTTGGAAACCCAGTCTGCAGCAACGCCGGTGCAGCACgtcattttcttttgataaaaattaaaccagaCTCTCTACCTCCCGTGAGCCATGTTGCAGAGGACCGGGAACACTTCTTGTTTTAGTGACTTTTACAGCCTTtccacctgctgctgctttgggtgAGCCTGGTGAGGTTGGTTGAGGCTGTTGTCTTGGTGCTTCTGCTCCTGCTTCTTCTTTTTGGCCAGAGTTTTTGCCCTGGTGGTCATTGGCCTGGGTCTAGCCTCAGGCCTCTCCTCATCCAGCTGGtgctttttacagtgtttttcaaAGGTGGAAATTTTGGCATATGTCCGGTTGCAAAGCAAACAGTGGTACGGCCGCTCCCCACTGTGTGTTCTCATGTGAAGCTGCAGGTAAGAGGATCTGGAAAAAGCTCGGCTGCAGACCGAGCAGCGGTGAGGCTCGCGTGCCTCATGGGTCTTTAGGTGCTGCTTGAGGGACGACGCCTGCTTAAAGGCCTTCCCGCAGGTGGAGCACTTGAAGTTCCTCTCTCCCGACTCAAGAAGCTGGTGTGACACGAGGTGGGCGGAGGACCGGAAGTTCTTCCCGCACTTGTCGCACTTGTAGGGCCGTTCCCCGGTGTGCAGGCGGATGTGGAGGACCAGCCCGGCCTTCTGCGTGAAGGCCTTCTCGCACTGCAGGCACTTGAAAGGCCTCTCGCCCGTGTGCACGCGGCGGTGGGTCACCAGGTGCGAGGCGCGCCCGAAGAGCTTGCCGCAGTCCTCGCACTTGAAGGGCCTCTCACCAGTGTGTATGGCCTTGTGGCGCACCAGGTGGGAGGACTGGAGGAAGAGCTTCCCGCAGACGGGGCACTGGTACTTCCGCTCGCCCGTGTGGGAGCGGAGGTGGAGGGCGAGGTGCGATGAGGAGATGAAGGCCTTGCCGCAGAGCAGGCAGGCGTGGGGCCGCTCCCCGGTGTGGGTGCGCTTGTGGAGGACCAGCCCCGAGGAGAGCGCAAAGGCCTTGGCGCACACGGGGCAGCGGTACGGCTTCTCCCCGGTGTGGACCCGCCGGTGCTTGGCCAGGGCGCCGGCCTGCGCGAAAGCCTTCCCGCACTGCTCGCACCCGTGGGGCCGCTCCGCCCCGGCGGCgagagcccagccctgcccgccccccgccTGAGGGCCCGGCCCGCCCGGCGTCCCCGCCGGCACCATGGCGGCTGCACGCGCCTCGCCCCGCCCCGGAAGCGGGAGGCACAGCCCGCGCCCCGCGCGCATGCGCCGCTGGCGCACGGTGGTGACGTCAGGAAGCGAGGTGCGGGCTGCCGGCCGCCATCTTCTCTCTAGGCGGGGGTGGCCTTTCTAggttctcctccctcctgcgCTGACCCAGCAGGGCTTTATGTCAAGGCTCAGCCTGGGCTTTGCGGTGTGAAAGGAGCAACACTGTGCGGAGGGCAGGGATGTTAAACAcaccccgctccccccgccccccccgccgtCCCAGGCTGTACTCCACACGCCCAAGTGGAGAAAACTGGGCGTGTGGGAGGTGGTagggtgcagggcagggaaggcagacCCCAGAGGGTGTTTCACCTCCGGTACTTAAAACAGGAAATTCGGGAACGTCCAAGGCTTTGAGGATGGGCAATTGTAAAGCAACTGCAATGAAAAAGCTCTTTAGACATTAAACTGTCAAAACACGAGTTTTTGATCCAACGGCATAAGCGTCAACATTCAGCAAATCAGATTTTCAAGagctgttttgaaatgtttaatgtGCTTCTTGTTTTAGATTTACTTTACAAGGCAACTTGTCTCACTGTCATCAATATCTCAATACAAAAATCTTACAATGCTTTGTTTGCTAAAAAACTACAACATTAAAATCGGGGTTAGGTAGTTCTTTCCTTTTGCCAGCTGTTTTGTTAGGAGGAGCATCCCATAGCTAGAGGTTGCTGTACTTAATAAGTTACACAAGTTCTGTACATAATTACAGTCAGAGTATGCAGCTGTATAATACACCACAGTCAAACACCATGAGGGCAAAGAATGACTATATATGAAAGCTTTTGTTGAAGATTTTATAGTTTATTTGACAGTCAATTTGATATCCTCATAACGGGAGACTGACATCCATCTTTCTTAGGCACTGATCCAGGCAGAATTGCCTTGCAGAAAAACCTGGCTCTTTTGCTGAACtcatgcattatttaaaaaatttttatgTAGCTCAAAATCTTTAACAactctataaaaataattatttgctaGTCTCGTGCTTACCTTCAAATATATGAAGTATTTGTATAATTTCACATTCTCTTTCTGAATTAGGTTCACTGCAGAACGAGATCAGGCAGAAACTTCAAAACCTTAATTAGTCGAGTGTGACTTAACCAACTGGATATTTCAGCTTGAACAAAAAAGCCCGTCTAAATACAActctaaataaaaatgaaagtctgtACCACAGCAGATCAAGCTAACTAACACTGAATATCTTTGTGATGGtggaaaaaacctaaaaatcaCTATCATTTAGCACAGGTTATTCAGGGAAAACATACTGTGAGACCATGCTTtgtaaatgtttctaaaaatcatTCAGAGACGATTGGCTTTGGAATGAATTTTCAAATACTTGGCATTATGCAGGGCAGTAATTAACAGCTAATGCTATGAAAACAAGCAACTTTAACATGAATTTACGACAGCAAGAGCAGTGAAGGCTCCTGCATCAAGTAGTTAAAACTGGATGTTAATTTATATTATAAAGTTTATAGCATTACAGAGGCCAGCATGGCACGATAAGTAACCTTGTTACAGTTGAAGTATTTGTTTTTGCTTGGTACAAAAAAAGCCGAACAGCAGCATAATTGTTGTTATGTTGAATCCGGGATTGGAATGAATTTGCTTCTTCTGAATAGGGATGGGtcagtgatttaaaataaaaaggctgcatttttaaatctcaaatACGTGCAAAATTCCTTTCAGTAGAGAATATGGTAGAGATGTGTGCAGTCTTGAAAGTTACATCCCAACCCAGAATGCTGCCAATAATATTGCAAACAATCACATGGAAGGTGAACTCTGAACGGTTACTCACGACTTTCAGTATTATTTCCAAGAGTCCTCCTCACAGCTGGTgttctctccccaccccacttTATGTCCTTCTATGCAGTGCATCAAGTACTGACATTCAtaattattgtaaaaaaaacatTGGTCCATGATAGTTCTAATAAGCTTCCTTCGGGAATTCCAGTCAACTCTCCATCCTAAGACAGCTGTAACTGTTAAATGGACTTATGAAAGCAAATGCGATCTGAGAGATGAAGGTCTGTGAAGATTAGTATCTTCATTTTCCTAAGGTCTTCAACAGcttttaaaaccacagaaaatggaTTCTGATGTTATTTTTTGGAAAATCCCTTGATTTTGGTGCTTCAGCCTTGatgtgattttctgttttcacatgtTGTAGGCAACATAAATAGGATCCAACTGGTCAGCTAAAAATCCATCTCTCAAGTGCATTCGTTGTTTCTCGCCACGGGAATTGATAGGAATAACACCGGGGTCCACAATGACTACAACACCTACTATGAGATAATGCTCTTCCAGAACCACGTTTGTCACCAGCGCGACCAGGTCCAATGCTTCTTGTTCTGAGCCTTCTAATTCCACAACCACCACCAGCAAGTTGGTCCATGTAAACACAGCGCTGTCAGCATGATGCAAATATTGATGGTGAGAAAGAAATACATAGTCGAAGCTACTTATCAAAGAGAGACTCattggaaatgcattttgtaaGGACTCGAACAATATAATAAATGAAAGCAAGTGATATAATAGTAATGAGAAAATACTTATAAAGTAAGAGCTATTAAAGCTGTAACTTCTTGGGATATTCTCTGCcacttgttttttaattgtcagTGTACAAAATATAAGTAGGTCTTTTTCTCTTAGGTGTACGCAGTCATGTATTTAAGAGTCCTTTGCGCTTACGTATTAAACCAGGAACCATTAAGATTTCACAGGCAGTGTGTGCATACTTGATATTAATGTACTTGTGTAAATCTTCAGAGGTTATTAAAGGAAAGACAATACCTCCAAGATTACAAAGTAAACACTACAGCTTTGGGACTGAAGAGGATCTACACCAAACAGCATACGTTGTCCATTAGGACCAAATGAGAAGATACTAAAGAAGTCCTTGAGATGTGTTTACTGCATCCAAGTGCACACATTCTGACACAGCCAGGGAAGTCTACAACACAACTTGCAAGCGCTCTGCTGCCCCGCTTCACGCCCCGCCCTCCCTGTCTTTCAGACTACAAAGATCAAACTGACAAAGGGCTGGGTCCTCTCACTGCAGTCGTTTCTAAGCAAAGTTTTGGTGACATCACTCTACAGCAAGCTCTCTGTCTAGCATGCTGTTCCCCAAAGCTTGAGTTCTGCGGCTTtaggagaaataaaaggatACCGAAAAGTAATACTGAGGGCTCTTACCATTCTGCAATGCTCTTATGTGCTCTTATTACAGAGGTCTCTATATCGATGGGATGGTACCTCATTCCCCTGAGCTCCAGTGTTTCATCCAAGGAGCCCACCACATACAGGGCATCATGCCTCTCTGCAATATAGCACAGACATTTAAGACATCATCAGATCTACAGAACAAACGTGGTCATTTGTACATGCTCATTCCTGACATTCTAAGATGTCCCTGGTGCTCCCTTGGAGAAAGTCTGTAATATGCATCAAGCTCTCTTTGGAGGGAAAATTAAGAGGTCATTTAGCACTTCCACCTGTTGACTCCAAGCAAATGAAACCAGACTAAAAAGCAGTCCTGGGTCATTGAATTCTGCCCCTTCTTGCACATCACGTCATCTCAGTTCATAAACCCAATCAAAATCCATTGTTAAACCATCTTTTTGTCACCCTATTCTTACCAGAGAACTCTTCTCTGATAGACAGGAACACTTTTCCAATTTCCaaatttaccttttctttttttttctttaaaaccagcTTATACTCACTTGCCTTCATGCCAGCAATATTCTTCTCTAGTTCCCCACCATTAATGCAGCGAGAACAACTCTATCCCCTCCTCGGCCTTAGCTTTGCTAGGTTCAGTAAGCAAAGCTCTCCTAGACCTTTCTTGAAGGACATGCTCTCCACATTGCCACATTCATCCTGTAACTCTGTAGGGATTTCTCCAGCCGGAGCAATAGCATCAACGTTTCTTCTTCACAAGAGCCCCAGGGAGACTGAATAGCACACCAGCACAGTAGACTGGAGGATGACGCTCTCTTACCGACTAGATCCAACAGAGTTGCATCACGGTCCATTTCTGAACCCTGGACTGGTATCCACTGCAACAGATGGGGTAGCGCCTCCACAAAAGTCTGCACCTTAACAAACTGTTCTCCTCGCACACACTTCTTCCTTCACATAATGGAGGACTAAAAGTAGGATGGACACAGATGGTGTCCCCCAAAGAGACATTCCAGAAGTGGGAacactgcttttctgtcttgtacCATGAGTGATCACGGGAAACGTAAAAAGTGTCTGTGAACCCCCTACAGTTCATTATCCAGAGACAGCAATGAGCAGACACCAACGCTATCCATGTAGATAACACCATTCATTTAAGTCCAGTCACAGACAAATAGCAATATACATTTGCTAATAAGTTACAAGCATTCAAACTCCTTTTTTACGATGTTTagagattatttcttttttaaaaatgtgtgataATCAAGAGTTATACCTACTCCATATTCAGTCTTAAGAGAAAAAGGAACCgtttttcttccatctgcttACATTTCTCAAGTTTACACATCTTGGCTTAGATTGAAAAAATGAGATTAACAATTCATTTTCTATATtggaaaaattacagagaagttACTCCTCTAGACCTTTAACTACTGAAAGGCTGGGAAATCACTGGTATTTGTGCATGTCCTAAAACTGCTGAATAATGACATTATTCATGTTCTGTGGATCAGCACTGAAATACCGCATCCTGTCTGTAAGGAAAAGGGTTCAGAGAGAAAGTGAGTAGAAAGGCTCTAGTGCTTCTAACAAATGTGCTCATATTATTCTGTCTAAGTGGAAATAAAGGAAGATGAACACGATTTCTAAATCTGTCAAAAAGGCATTATGAATTTCCCATTTTGCACGATTACCCAGTATCATTATAATCAATGAATATGCAGAGAGTAACAATTCCTGTTACATTCAACACTTTTCTCTGATGGAAGTCAGGATAAACTTTCAGGACAGCTTACTCTTTGCTAGCTCAACTACCCCGAGGAGTTTCAAACACATGCCTCTCTAAGTGCGTTTGTTTTTTCTCACCTCCACTAGCATCAGTAAGTTCTGTTCTGCGCAGAAACCCAAGGTACCCAGTCCGAGCCCATACGGTCTGAGTGTCTCCAAAACTCAAGTGAGCAGTGAAGTGATCAGCGTGCAGTGCTTCTTCTCCATACACCGTGTAGTAACCAGTAGCATTGTGCGGACTACTCACCCATATCtaaaggattaaaaaagaaacccaaaccaaagGGGAATCATTCCCATATAAACAGGTTATTTTGCCAGATCCAGGCAGCATCATTTACTGATTTAAAGATCTGTTCCACTGACAATTTTGTGGCTTCTAAAACACCAGTAGTAGTTTTATGAAAGTAATTCATTAACTTCTGCCTCACAGAAAATGACCATGAGAAAGGAGTAAAAAGGAGTTTTATATACATGTAATTAGGGATggtagagaggaaaaatgaactAGGCATTTGAAGTGGAAAGGAACACCTGTTAACCTGCAATCTTCTATTAGGTGGGCATCTTAGTATACACAAATCCAGATGTAtataaaacaaagatgaaacTAAACAGCAAATTACCTCATTACTACTCTCCACTGAGGGGAGTAGATAAGATATCCACTGCCTCTTCCAGCTGCCAGTCAGACACAGACTAGGCAACTGATAGCACCTGGAACTGGCATGCAGGAGtttggcagaggagggaggaaaccATGCAGATATACATACGAGTATGTAAACAGTTCCAGCTCTATGTAGAGTTCATTCACTTGACACATTGTGTGGCTGTCCCACTAAGAGACAGGCATTTATCTAACATGATTTACCTACATATTAAAATCACTGCCAATAAACAAAGTGCAACAGCATCAAAGCTTTACCTCTCCTAAATGCGAGTCTCCCAGAGGTCCCTTGGTTTCTGTGTGTGCTATGATGACCTTTACCCCTGGAAGAatcttgaagaaaatgtttaaaatagacATTAAGAGAACTTGAATTCATCAGAAGTTAATAATGCAGAACCCCAGAAGTCAACAGTCTGTGCAACTCTCTCCCTTCTATTCCTCTCTGCACCACAAACATCAACCATCTCTTCCTACCAAGTTGTTTAATCATTTAAACTCCAAGCAGCtattctgcagctgcagagttGAAGTTTGTTTCACACCTGAAAAACACCTTCCACGAGAAGGCCTCTGAGTTTTTCAGTTGTAGCAACATATCCTGTTGCTTCATTTTATGCTCTCTAGTGCCTCTCCTAGATGTACTGTGGTTAGTGAAGCTGGTTGCACAGATTCTGTACTGAGATCCAGCTGAAGCAGCTCACCAGCCAGGTAAGGGTCGTGAGGAGGAAGGATTGCTCTCAAGCTCTCACCTTCCCAGACTCCATGAGTGGCAGACTGTGTGGAGAACCTCTCTCTACCAAACGCACCCTGAGAAAATAAGAGAATGCATTTGTACAAGGATTTATGAACTTAAATAGAAGCTAAATAGATGTGTTTCAGTGTTATCCTATCCTCAGCTGTGCTGACCAAACTGTTGTGGTGCCAGCCAGTTATGCTCAATTATTCACAATGCAGTAAGACAGGTAAGAGTTTCTAGTTGTCTTCAAGGCTTCCACATGAGCATCTCCACTGACCATGTTCCTTTTAAGAATCAGAAATTCAGCTCTCTGGAGAGATGAGTAACTTTTTCCAACAGAGCTCCAAGGTTGCAGTTCCACCAGAATTTTAAATTCACCTTCTTTGGTGGACTCTCCCAGACCCCTGCTTGCCACGCCGAACCACGGCGGAGTGTCAGTAGGAATTACAAAAAGGGAAGAGCAAGCAGCTAAAATGGAATTAAGTGACACTCTACAGCACATTAGTACCACAACTTATGAAGGGGAGTTTGCGGAAGGAGCAAGAATTGAGTGCAGTAGGAGAGCTGTACAAGAGAAGAGGCTCCTCTATATGATGTCATATAACACTATCCCTACACCCATAGATAGAATGATGTATCCTTGGCAAGTTTCCAGATTACATGTGCGTGTGTTTTGATACACTGTAGTACAGGCCTGACATCAATTTGTTGGATctggaaaggctgagggaatTGAGTTGGTTTGgtctgaagacaaaaaaaaaaaaagacagactaaGGGGATCTCtaactgcactttttttttgcactaCCTAAAGGATTgttacagagaagatggagccagattTCTCAGAGTTTCTCACACCATAAGGAGAAGAGGCCAGGGACGTAATACGCAAGATGGCAAATGCCAGTAAGGAAAACTTCTCCAGAGCAGGGTGTCAGTCTCAGCACATACACCCAGAGAGGAGGAGGCTCTCTGTTCTTGGAGATTTTCCATACTGAACAGGTCCTGGCCCTCAGTAACCTGATGAAGCCTTGAAGCTGgtcttgctttgagcaggagctTGCATGAGGGACATCCAGAGATCCTGCCCACCctgtttctgtgattctgtgactaaCCAGCCAGCTGGCAAAGCCACCTTTTGCTAACGGTGTGGTTAGGCAAGAAACAGCTGATGAGTCTAGATTATACAGGACTGATGAACAGACAGCAAGTTAGGTGAGGGTCTGCAGCAAgtgatggaggaggagatgccCGGCCACTCCCAGCACATTGCCATCATTCTCTAGGGTGGGTTCTGTGTATATGGTGATGAGGGATTAGCTGCTGCCAAGGGTATTTCAACAAACCAATGCAATGCCACGAGGCTGAACTTTCTCCTCTACAGTCATTAAATAGTTAATACATTAACATAATCTGTACCTGTCATGGCGAAGTGCTCTCATATCTACGTACACCGTTGTTGGATCTGGTCCTGCTGTTCCCTAAgaataagaaggaagaaacaaattcaaccaaagccagaaaattctgcttttatgttCACAGCCACATAAATTCACAaattcctctcccttttttacTGACGCTTATAAAGGACTGCCCTAATCTATCAGAAATATAGTAAAATAGACACCATTTCTAGAGTGACTGCCATAAAGCTTTGATGTTGTATGGAATCAGTAAATGGATGCACAAGTGAAGTATGTAGTTATACAGGTAAGTCTTtaagttttaaacatttttaaatttaaaacttaagttttaaaacttttattttagtaaGCACCTCCTCTAATAACTACGTACCAAGTGCAAACCATGTAAGCATAAACCTATGTGGGCCTAATCCCCTTCCCAAAGCTCAACTGTTGGACTTCTTTATAACAGTTTTGTcaacttggaagaaaaaaaacccaccaacattTAACTAAAACATAACTCTAACCAACCCGTATCTTTTCAAGGCTGCTGCCAGTAACAGCTGAGGCAGAGCTCTGTTGCAGTCAGAGGATAAAACTGACAAGCTCTGGTGCAAGGTTTCTCATTGCCCACCCTGGGAACggggacctttttttttttccgccaGCAGAATTTAATCTCAACACTAGAAACTACAgtgaaatgcatatttaaactaaaacaaCCAGGCAAAGTTTCAGTGACTGTCTTCCCCCATAGCACAGTTTctcattttagaaatacttaaaatgaGGCCATTCTGCCATCAGCTCAAGATTGCCATGCTGGAGAAGAGCCATGATGTCTTTATAATGACATTCCCTTGTAGTTCTGTAGCACTGCTGAGGCTCAGTGCCACTGATGGCCACACCACTATACCATTCAGTAATCATTACTATAACTCCCTTTCTGTCTTGAGAAAGAGGTTTTGTACTTAAGCTGTAAGTGTTCTTTGGAGTAAAACTGaacttctttagaaaaaaaaatcttgcctgATCTGTTTCAAATGAACACTCTTGCAAATGGCATACTGTCGTTAGAGAGTAATACTGCTGAACCAGACTGACTTTAGGACGTTAGAAGCACACATGCATCACTATACCTGTTCAGCCAGCTTGCCCAGCCTGTTTGGCTGACAGCGGGACCACAAACAGAAGTAACAGAGGCCATCAAAGTGTgtgaaacagagagaaaggggaaaaaagaaaatacaaacaaagaGGCACTGGAAACATAAGATACACAcagtaagacagaaaacaaaactcataCTGTtttagaatgaaaagaaaatttccatttcagattACTTAGTAAGAGCGTGGCACTTTTAACCGTTCATTGGGAAACATGCAAGTCCCAGTTAATAAGAAGAGGTTTAAGGCAGATCCTACGTCAGGCCTGTTGCTTTATCATAAATCCCTCCTCCATCTGTACATATCTAAAGGCTGCTTGCGGGTTCAGAAACACCACCTCAGTAAACCAGTCCAGTAAGGTTGGAAGAcatgatgtatttatttgcatgcTCACTTGTGTCAAATGCCCATTCAGTTTGGACTTTCATCTATATTCATTTCAATTCGATGatttaaaaaagtcaaatataGGTATCACTTTGGAAGAATGGGGGAaaggggtaaaaaaacccccaccgCACTAAAAAGGGCTCAAGAATGGAGAACAGAGATGTAAAAGGTATAAAATGAACGGGAAGCCTAACTGCCCAGCTCCACAGTTTTCTTGGGAATACTTTTCCAATTGCCATTTAGtattctgcagaaaaactgGGGGTTTTCCCCCCCTTTGTGCAGTCTGAACAGCAAGTATCCAAaaccagcttttaaaattctttagaCAGCCAAttcagaaagctgctgtttcacACCTGGCATATGTAATGTTTTAttcaataaatttaaaatcttaatttacaGTCATCTTGATTTCATCTATATCCTTCCTATTTGTCCATCTACTAATTCATAAAATTGCTCTGGCCACATTTCTTTATAACCATTTATCTAGGGGTTGCtaaaaaccttttttcctttaatatgtGTGAAAGAAACTATGGAAACTAAAGAAACAATTATGAATGGgaacatatttaagaagctAATGGCCCAAAACATCTCTCTTGTAGGAAatctagaaaattaaaatatattctgagaGGGAAAAAGGCTTTCCTTCATCTAGTGGGCACCAGAAAGAAAGTTTTGCAGAGACACAGCAGCAATCTTCATAgcatcatatttttttattaagtgtAATTCATACCAGTgaaattggaaataaaatttaacattaTACACATACTTAATGCACGTGCCATCTATGAAATTCCCCACGTATAAAGCTACATACTGCCATATCTGAACATCAAGGAGTTTATCTATTAACTCAAGGATCACCCAAAACCCGGGGTGCTTTGCCATTTACCAGACCATACTTAGTACCTGATTTCCAGGTAACttgtggaataatttttttttttcctctcctaacTAGAAAAGCAGCATCTCATTAAGAAAAGTTCAAGTTGATCTGGTTAAATTACACATACAAGATTATCATCAACTGAATACTGAACTATCAAAGGCGGGTCTGGACCACAGCATGTCATTATCTCCCGTCTATGAAGTAGGGTTGTACGTTATGGGCATATTCTCCTACTCAAAGCTTCCAGTTTTATACCTTgaattcaaaaaaacccctccaactCTCACATGAGGTGAGACAAACGTATTTCCATGTTGATAATACTCATTTGAGatctttaaaagtaaaaaaaaaaaaacctgccaaacTTGTCCATTTTCCTGGGTCTTATTTGAGGAACTCTGTCTTCCATTTAATTCCACATATACATAAGCTATTTTTCAAACAGACAAAATCTGAATCGCACAAAAGCTGAAATAGCACTGCTTGAAATATTTAGTACATTTATGAACAGGAAGCTGCGTATTTAATTTAATACTGCTCCTGCATAGtaggaagaaaacaagtttcTTAATACTGATCCTCTGTGTTAGAAAGGCAAATCAATTGGTAAATTAGTACAGAAAAGTGGAATTATCATAATCCACATCTTCAAGACTTATTTAACTTGGTGATGAAGCAAGCAAGCAATGGAGCTCCagttcaactgaaaaaaaattacatgcagC is a genomic window of Balearica regulorum gibbericeps isolate bBalReg1 chromosome 6, bBalReg1.pri, whole genome shotgun sequence containing:
- the LOC104631500 gene encoding uncharacterized protein LOC104631500: MVPAGTPGGPGPQAGGGQGWALAAGAERPHGCEQCGKAFAQAGALAKHRRVHTGEKPYRCPVCAKAFALSSGLVLHKRTHTGERPHACLLCGKAFISSSHLALHLRSHTGERKYQCPVCGKLFLQSSHLVRHKAIHTGERPFKCEDCGKLFGRASHLVTHRRVHTGERPFKCLQCEKAFTQKAGLVLHIRLHTGERPYKCDKCGKNFRSSAHLVSHQLLESGERNFKCSTCGKAFKQASSLKQHLKTHEAREPHRCSVCSRAFSRSSYLQLHMRTHSGERPYHCLLCNRTYAKISTFEKHCKKHQLDEERPEARPRPMTTRAKTLAKKKKQEQKHQDNSLNQPHQAHPKQQQVERL